In Anas acuta chromosome 5, bAnaAcu1.1, whole genome shotgun sequence, a single window of DNA contains:
- the CEP170B gene encoding centrosomal protein of 170 kDa protein B isoform X10, with the protein MSVTSWFLVSSTGIRHRLPREMIFVGRDDCELMLQSRSVDKQHAVINYDKEKDEHWVKDLGSLNGTFVNDVRIPDQKYITLKLNDVIRFGYDSNMYVLEQIQHKVPEEALKHEKYTSQLQMNFKGTTMKRAEQPMEHGVYTESQQAKLEKGERKPITETNTYRTPLYGQPSWWGEDDANNKEDRRQEEHYSDRSKEIAQHEEELNGNISAYRDSQEQSVFAFRREPSYFEIPTKEFQQPSKSPETQVHEIPTKDIDAIVAPVVQSHASFTIEFDDGTPGKIKIKDHVTKFSLRQRRPYSKEPAHTEVMSAESKVADWLVQNDPSLMRRQSPGDDVYSTKSDLPVHVRTLKGNRHEDGTQSDSEDPVAPKAEKEPTTGSERAVEQTKLQRQMRRDPHEMLHNKQAFVIEFFEDTPRKKRSQSFTHSAHSSQSDTDPGLKTKVEKRKNVLPAEKQGNAVPPSHAGTQAGKPNNSSSGTQRASSFKREKTEDRISSSSSSTSRASGKTYGSVGRKSKMAQDFMAEYLRETAQSGKAGAEKPAPQPMPAAPRVVISSEPESASTPPPEVKSAQGRRNDEEDSVSETGTYTIETESQDKEVEEARKMIDQVFGVLESPEFSRISSVFRPVIKGEKDDSGSHQHLISENGTSQKSPLLQAFASKAVSGSQADMQMSAAAQGSQKWVSRWASLADSYSDSGSVSGQADGGTEGGVATKPGEPENAVPLRTRRLLPQLPPSDKSDSPTPTVLVCQEAYSEVTKRTVVKDHCVEAYGDPSSRLFIQEDLDPDSLSDASRSDDGFSSEKSRKYKENNKMLDQTGEDTKSESRQQGAPRVTNMRAVSEAVSTSFYIGDDSSDVGIASKLCLSMAHARADKDGKDQEFSFKAAGTPVPGKPPVKDVSAYINAAGKMVISLHQSPQDQENTAGKETSSFVRQESFTKDKSSGGVPQNKLPHISSHPLLKDLEAVRSTRMDFGQDTHLLLKDTETALAALEAKFLGQNQQLEASETAGQLEDSLSGDSDVDTASTVSLVSGKNVPTSAPKRKAVASLQKEKSSSTPSIQDQCGQPSARDRLTEKRKAHVPEAPRCVEATKRFQMKRSAGTRGSLDFTDDERSSSLPYLPVPDAVVSDHEHSVTRPVPRRKPFPQAAKEEHSKATPNVQKIQQVLTRSNSLSTPRPTRASKLRRARLGDASDNECVDAEKTASNHEATAPGSKQSTETKKLSRLDILAMPRKRAGSFTVPSDSETAQSRSAFSGRSVESYRKTGVAEVRAAARKTAAAASAKQPFSRTRSSSVKYSSTSTTQTPRMRGSGLGKQKHNGRETDDDEEFDDHPDPYNFMAQTAEIAEIARLSQTLVKDVAILAREIHDVAGDGDSQSSSGTGPSTSLSSVPNTPASTISAREELVQHIPEASLNYQKVPPGSVELKDFDQNMNDNREEDPSKKTRTRNREEVIFDNLMLNPVSQLSHTIRENTENLAEKMKILFQNSERTWEEMEAKINSENEVPILKTSNKEISSILKELRRVQKQLEVINAIIDPTGNLDVVASNKASAAAKQSTATKVRTANASGSTLETLSPAQMRNYTQKSNCGSSSLQDSNFIPDGEKYVI; encoded by the exons AGACCAATACTTATCGCACCCCTCTTTATGGGCAGCCTTCCTGGTGGGGGGAAGATGATGCAAATAACAAGGAGGACAGAAGGCAGGAGGAACATTATTCAG aTAGATCAAAAGAGATAGCCCAACATGAAGAAGAACTCAATGGCAATATTTCTGCTTATAGAGATTCCCAAGAACAGTCGGTGTTTGCTTTCCGGAGAGAGCCAAGTTACTTTGAAATCCCAACTAAAGAATTTCAGCAGCCATCAAAATCTCCAGAAACCCAGGTCCATGAGATCCCGACAAAGGATATCGATGCTATAGTAGCTCCGGTTGTACAGAGCCATGCCTCTTTCACTATTGAATTTGACGACGGTACCCCTggtaaaataaagataaaagatCATGTAACGAAATTTTCACTCCGACAGAGAAGACCTTACAGCAAGGAGCCAGCTCACACAGAAGTGATGTCAGCAGAGAGCAAGGTGGCTGACTGGCTCGTGCAGAATGACCCCAGCCTGATGAGGCGGCAGTCTCCAGGAGACGATGTGTACAGTACCAAGAGTGACCTGCCGGTTCATGTGAGGACGCTTAAAG GCAATAGGCACGAGGACGGGACGCAGAGCGACTCGGAAGACCCCGTGGCACCGAAGGCGGAGAAGGAGCCGACGACGGGCAGCGAGCGGGCGGtggagcaaaccaagctgcagCGCCAGATGAGGCGTGACCCCCACGAGATGCTGCACAACAAGCAGGCGTTCGTCATCGAGTTCTTTGAGGACACGCCGCGGAAGAAGCGGTCGCAGTCCTTCACGCACAGCGCTCACTCCTCCCAGAGCGACACCGATCCGGGGCTGAAGACCAAGGTCGAGAAGCGCAAGAACGTGCTGCCGGCCGAGAAGCAGGGCAATGCGGTGCCTCCATCCCACGCAGGGACACAGGCAGGGAAACCCAATAACAGCTCCTCGGGGACCCAAAGAGCTAGCTCCTTCAAAAGAGAGAAGACGGAGGATCGGATCAGCTCGTCATCGTCCTCCACTTCCAGAGCATCAGGCAAAACCTACGGGAGCGTTGGGAGGAAGTCTAAAATGGCTCAGGATTTTATGGCTGAGTACCTGCGGGAGACTGCTCAGTCGGGGAAAGCAGGGGCTGAGAAACCAGCACCCCAGCCCATGCCGGCAGCTCCACGTGTGGTTATATCATCAGAGCCGGAGTCTGCCTCCACTCCACCTCCGGAGGTAAAGTCAGCCCAGGGCAGGAGGAACGACGAGGAAGATAGCGTGAGCGAGACGGGCACATACACCATCGAGACGGAGTCACAGGATAAAGAGGTGGAGGAAGCACGAAAAATGATAGATCAG GTTTTTGGTGTTCTCGAGTCACCTGAATTTTCCAGAATCTCCTCAGTCTTTCGACCAGtaataaaaggtgaaaaagaCGACTCTGGTTCTCATCAGCATTTAATCAGTGAAAACGGCACTAGTCAGAAGTCACCCTTGCTCCAGGCGTTTGCCTCAAAAGCTGTGAGTGGGTCTCAGGCTGACATGCAG AtgtctgcagcagctcagggcagtCAGAAGTGGGTGTCGAGGTGGGCGAGCCTTGCTGACAGTTACTCTGACTCTGGATCTGTTTCTGGGCAAGCTGACGGAGGTACAG AAGGCGGTGTAGCCACAAAACCTGGGGAACCAGAAAACGCTGTGCCCTTGAGAACGAGACGccttcttccccagctcccaccGAGTGATAAATCGGACAGCCCCACGCCCACGGTCCTGGTCTGCCAGGAGGCCTACTCCGAGGTTACAAAGAGAACCGTCGTGAAGGACCACTGCGTGGAAGCCTATGGTGATCCCAGCAGCCGCCTCTTCATCCAGGAAGACTTGGATCCAGACAGCCTCAGTGATGCCAGCAGATCCGACGATGGCTTCAGCTCGGAAAAAAGCAGGAAGTACAAAGAGAACAATAAAATGCTAGATCAGACAGGAGAAGACACAAAGTCAGAGAGCCGGCAGCAAGGAGCCCCCCGTGTTACAAATATGAGAGCTGTAAGTGAGGCAGTTTCTACTTCATTCTACATTGGAGATGACAGCAGTGATGTGGGGATTGCCTCCAAGCTCTGTCTGAGCATGGCCCACGCTCGAGCAGACAAAGACGGCAAGGATCAGGAGTTTTCCTTCAAGGCTGCTGGCACACCTGTTCCTGGAAAGCCACCGGTCAAAGACGTCAGTGCTTACATTAATGCAGCAGGAAAAATGGTTATTTCCCTTCACCAGAGTCCTCAAGATCAGGAAAATACAGCAGGGAAGGAAACATCATCTTTTGTTAGGCAGGAAAGCTTTACCAAAGATAAATCAAGCGGCGGCGTTCCTCAAAATAAACTTCCACATATTTCAAGTCACCCTCTGCTTAAAGATTTAGAGGCCGTTCGGTCAACCCGCATGGACTTTGGTCAGGACACTCATCTTCTCCTTAAGGATACTGAAACTGCCTTGGCAGCGCTGGAAGCCAAATTTCTTGGTCAAAACCAACAGCTGGAGGCCTCGGAAACTGCTGGTCAGCTGGAGGACTCCTTGTCTGGCGACTCCGACGTGGACACAGCCAGCACGGTCAGCTTGGTGAGTGGCAAAAATGTCCCCACGAGCGCCCCGAAACGCAAAGCGGTGGCGAGCTTGCAGAAGGAGAAATCTTCCTCCACGCCGTCCATCCAGGACCAGTGCGGGCAGCCGAGCGCGCGGGACCGGCTGACGGAGAAGAGGAAGGCCCACGTGCCAGAGGCGCCGAGGTGCGTGGAGGCCACCAAGCGCTTCCAGATGAAGCGGAGCGCCGGGACACGGGGGTCGCTGGACTTCACGGATGATGAGAGAAGCTCGAGCCTGCCCTACTTGCCCGTCCCAGACGCGGTCGTGTCTGACCACGAGCACTCGGTAACGCGGCCGGTTCCCAGAAGGAAGCCCTTCCCTCAGGCTGCCAAGGAGGAGCACAGCAAAGCGACGCCGAACGTGCAGAAGATCCAGCAAGTTCTCACCCGCTCCAACAGTCTGTCCACCCCGCGGCCCACCAGGGCCTCCAAGCTCCGTCGCGCCCGGCTGGGCGACGCTTCGGACAACGAGTGCGTCGATGCCGAGAAGACGGCCTCCAACCACGAAGCCACCGCGCCGGGCTCCAAGCAGTCCACGGAGACCAAAAAGCTCTCCCGGCTCGACATCCTCGCCATGCCGAGGAAGCGGGCGGGTTCCTTCACGGTGCCCAGTGACTCTGAAACCGCGCAGTCGAGGTCGGCGTTTTCGGGCCGGAGCGTGGAGTCCTATCGGAAGACGGGCGTTGCGGAGGTCAGAGCCGCAGCGAGGAAAACGGCGGCCGCTGCCTCCGCCAAGCAGCCTTTCAGCAGGACCCGCTCAAGCAGTGTCAAGTATTCTTCCACGTCCA CCACACAGACGCCGAGGATGCGTGGCTCTGGGCTGGGCAAGCAGAAACACAACGGCAGAGAAACAGATGATGACGAGGAGTTTGACGACCACCCTGACCCCTACAACTTCATGGCGCAAACAGCAGAGATAGCAGAAATAGCCAG ACTAAGCCAAACCTTGGTGAAGGATGTGGCCATCCTTGCTCGAGAGATCCATGATGTTGCTGGAGATGGGGACTCACAGAGTTCCTCAGGGACGGGACCAAGCacctccctcagctctgtgccCAACACTCCTGCTTCTACCATATCGGCGAGAGAAGAG TTGGTGCAGCACATTCCAGAAGCAAGTCTGAACTACCAGAAAGTGCCTCCGGGATCAGTGGAACTGAAGGATTTTGACCAAAATATGAACGATAATAGAGAAGAGGATCCATCAAAAAAAACAAGGACAAGAAACCGTGAGGAG gTAATCTTTGACAACCTGATGTTGAACCCAGTGTCCCAGTTATCACATACAATCcgtgaaaatacagaaaacctagctgaaaaaatgaa GATTCTGTTTCAAAACTCAGAGAGGACctgggaggagatggaggcCAAAATTAACTCAGAAAATGAAGTGCCAATTCTGAAGACATCAAACAAG GAAATCAGTTCTATCCTGAAGGAGCTCAGGAGAGTTCAAAAACAGCTTGAAG ttaTAAATGCTATCATTGACCCTACTGGAAACTTGGATGTAGTTGCCAGTAACaaagcatctgctgctgctaaaCAATCCACAGCCACTAAAGTCAGGACTGCTAACGCATCTGGGTCCACACTGGAGACGTTGTCCCCAGCACAGATGAGAAACTACACGCAGAAATCGAACTGTGGCTCTTCTAGTTTGCAAGATTCGAATTTCATTCCAGATGGAGAGAAATACGTGAtctga
- the CEP170B gene encoding centrosomal protein of 170 kDa protein B isoform X3 → MSVTSWFLVSSTGIRHRLPREMIFVGRDDCELMLQSRSVDKQHAVINYDKEKDEHWVKDLGSLNGTFVNDVRIPDQKYITLKLNDVIRFGYDSNMYVLEQIQHKVPEEALKHEKYTSQLQMNFKGTTMKRAEQPMEHGVYTESQQAKLEKGERKPITETNTYRTPLYGQPSWWGEDDANNKEDRRQEEHYSDRSKEIAQHEEELNGNISAYRDSQEQSVFAFRREPSYFEIPTKEFQQPSKSPETQVHEIPTKDIDAIVAPVVQSHASFTIEFDDGTPGKIKIKDHVTKFSLRQRRPYSKEPAHTEVMSAESKVADWLVQNDPSLMRRQSPGDDVYSTKSDLPVHVRTLKGSRSLTESSCVPSHPFPSPKKGNRHEDGTQSDSEDPVAPKAEKEPTTGSERAVEQTKLQRQMRRDPHEMLHNKQAFVIEFFEDTPRKKRSQSFTHSAHSSQSDTDPGLKTKVEKRKNVLPAEKQGNAVPPSHAGTQAGKPNNSSSGTQRASSFKREKTEDRISSSSSSTSRASGKTYGSVGRKSKMAQDFMAEYLRETAQSGKAGAEKPAPQPMPAAPRVVISSEPESASTPPPEVKSAQGRRNDEEDSVSETGTYTIETESQDKEVEEARKMIDQVFGVLESPEFSRISSVFRPVIKGEKDDSGSHQHLISENGTSQKSPLLQAFASKAVSGSQADMQMSAAAQGSQKWVSRWASLADSYSDSGSVSGQADGGTEGGVATKPGEPENAVPLRTRRLLPQLPPSDKSDSPTPTVLVCQEAYSEVTKRTVVKDHCVEAYGDPSSRLFIQEDLDPDSLSDASRSDDGFSSEKSRKYKENNKMLDQTGEDTKSESRQQGAPRVTNMRAVSEAVSTSFYIGDDSSDVGIASKLCLSMAHARADKDGKDQEFSFKAAGTPVPGKPPVKDVSAYINAAGKMVISLHQSPQDQENTAGKETSSFVRQESFTKDKSSGGVPQNKLPHISSHPLLKDLEAVRSTRMDFGQDTHLLLKDTETALAALEAKFLGQNQQLEASETAGQLEDSLSGDSDVDTASTVSLVSGKNVPTSAPKRKAVASLQKEKSSSTPSIQDQCGQPSARDRLTEKRKAHVPEAPRCVEATKRFQMKRSAGTRGSLDFTDDERSSSLPYLPVPDAVVSDHEHSVTRPVPRRKPFPQAAKEEHSKATPNVQKIQQVLTRSNSLSTPRPTRASKLRRARLGDASDNECVDAEKTASNHEATAPGSKQSTETKKLSRLDILAMPRKRAGSFTVPSDSETAQSRSAFSGRSVESYRKTGVAEVRAAARKTAAAASAKQPFSRTRSSSVKYSSTSTSRRRPQGSDYTSTSEEEYGSNHSSPKHKRSHTSTATQTPRMRGSGLGKQKHNGRETDDDEEFDDHPDPYNFMAQTAEIAEIARLSQTLVKDVAILAREIHDVAGDGDSQSSSGTGPSTSLSSVPNTPASTISAREELVQHIPEASLNYQKVPPGSVELKDFDQNMNDNREEDPSKKTRTRNREEVIFDNLMLNPVSQLSHTIRENTENLAEKMKILFQNSERTWEEMEAKINSENEVPILKTSNKEISSILKELRRVQKQLEVINAIIDPTGNLDVVASNKASAAAKQSTATKVRTANASGSTLETLSPAQMRNYTQKSNCGSSSLQDSNFIPDGEKYVI, encoded by the exons AGACCAATACTTATCGCACCCCTCTTTATGGGCAGCCTTCCTGGTGGGGGGAAGATGATGCAAATAACAAGGAGGACAGAAGGCAGGAGGAACATTATTCAG aTAGATCAAAAGAGATAGCCCAACATGAAGAAGAACTCAATGGCAATATTTCTGCTTATAGAGATTCCCAAGAACAGTCGGTGTTTGCTTTCCGGAGAGAGCCAAGTTACTTTGAAATCCCAACTAAAGAATTTCAGCAGCCATCAAAATCTCCAGAAACCCAGGTCCATGAGATCCCGACAAAGGATATCGATGCTATAGTAGCTCCGGTTGTACAGAGCCATGCCTCTTTCACTATTGAATTTGACGACGGTACCCCTggtaaaataaagataaaagatCATGTAACGAAATTTTCACTCCGACAGAGAAGACCTTACAGCAAGGAGCCAGCTCACACAGAAGTGATGTCAGCAGAGAGCAAGGTGGCTGACTGGCTCGTGCAGAATGACCCCAGCCTGATGAGGCGGCAGTCTCCAGGAGACGATGTGTACAGTACCAAGAGTGACCTGCCGGTTCATGTGAGGACGCTTAAAG GTTCCCGGTCGTTGACTGAATCAAGTTGTGTGCCTTCACACCCGTTTCCTTCTCcaaaaaaag GCAATAGGCACGAGGACGGGACGCAGAGCGACTCGGAAGACCCCGTGGCACCGAAGGCGGAGAAGGAGCCGACGACGGGCAGCGAGCGGGCGGtggagcaaaccaagctgcagCGCCAGATGAGGCGTGACCCCCACGAGATGCTGCACAACAAGCAGGCGTTCGTCATCGAGTTCTTTGAGGACACGCCGCGGAAGAAGCGGTCGCAGTCCTTCACGCACAGCGCTCACTCCTCCCAGAGCGACACCGATCCGGGGCTGAAGACCAAGGTCGAGAAGCGCAAGAACGTGCTGCCGGCCGAGAAGCAGGGCAATGCGGTGCCTCCATCCCACGCAGGGACACAGGCAGGGAAACCCAATAACAGCTCCTCGGGGACCCAAAGAGCTAGCTCCTTCAAAAGAGAGAAGACGGAGGATCGGATCAGCTCGTCATCGTCCTCCACTTCCAGAGCATCAGGCAAAACCTACGGGAGCGTTGGGAGGAAGTCTAAAATGGCTCAGGATTTTATGGCTGAGTACCTGCGGGAGACTGCTCAGTCGGGGAAAGCAGGGGCTGAGAAACCAGCACCCCAGCCCATGCCGGCAGCTCCACGTGTGGTTATATCATCAGAGCCGGAGTCTGCCTCCACTCCACCTCCGGAGGTAAAGTCAGCCCAGGGCAGGAGGAACGACGAGGAAGATAGCGTGAGCGAGACGGGCACATACACCATCGAGACGGAGTCACAGGATAAAGAGGTGGAGGAAGCACGAAAAATGATAGATCAG GTTTTTGGTGTTCTCGAGTCACCTGAATTTTCCAGAATCTCCTCAGTCTTTCGACCAGtaataaaaggtgaaaaagaCGACTCTGGTTCTCATCAGCATTTAATCAGTGAAAACGGCACTAGTCAGAAGTCACCCTTGCTCCAGGCGTTTGCCTCAAAAGCTGTGAGTGGGTCTCAGGCTGACATGCAG AtgtctgcagcagctcagggcagtCAGAAGTGGGTGTCGAGGTGGGCGAGCCTTGCTGACAGTTACTCTGACTCTGGATCTGTTTCTGGGCAAGCTGACGGAGGTACAG AAGGCGGTGTAGCCACAAAACCTGGGGAACCAGAAAACGCTGTGCCCTTGAGAACGAGACGccttcttccccagctcccaccGAGTGATAAATCGGACAGCCCCACGCCCACGGTCCTGGTCTGCCAGGAGGCCTACTCCGAGGTTACAAAGAGAACCGTCGTGAAGGACCACTGCGTGGAAGCCTATGGTGATCCCAGCAGCCGCCTCTTCATCCAGGAAGACTTGGATCCAGACAGCCTCAGTGATGCCAGCAGATCCGACGATGGCTTCAGCTCGGAAAAAAGCAGGAAGTACAAAGAGAACAATAAAATGCTAGATCAGACAGGAGAAGACACAAAGTCAGAGAGCCGGCAGCAAGGAGCCCCCCGTGTTACAAATATGAGAGCTGTAAGTGAGGCAGTTTCTACTTCATTCTACATTGGAGATGACAGCAGTGATGTGGGGATTGCCTCCAAGCTCTGTCTGAGCATGGCCCACGCTCGAGCAGACAAAGACGGCAAGGATCAGGAGTTTTCCTTCAAGGCTGCTGGCACACCTGTTCCTGGAAAGCCACCGGTCAAAGACGTCAGTGCTTACATTAATGCAGCAGGAAAAATGGTTATTTCCCTTCACCAGAGTCCTCAAGATCAGGAAAATACAGCAGGGAAGGAAACATCATCTTTTGTTAGGCAGGAAAGCTTTACCAAAGATAAATCAAGCGGCGGCGTTCCTCAAAATAAACTTCCACATATTTCAAGTCACCCTCTGCTTAAAGATTTAGAGGCCGTTCGGTCAACCCGCATGGACTTTGGTCAGGACACTCATCTTCTCCTTAAGGATACTGAAACTGCCTTGGCAGCGCTGGAAGCCAAATTTCTTGGTCAAAACCAACAGCTGGAGGCCTCGGAAACTGCTGGTCAGCTGGAGGACTCCTTGTCTGGCGACTCCGACGTGGACACAGCCAGCACGGTCAGCTTGGTGAGTGGCAAAAATGTCCCCACGAGCGCCCCGAAACGCAAAGCGGTGGCGAGCTTGCAGAAGGAGAAATCTTCCTCCACGCCGTCCATCCAGGACCAGTGCGGGCAGCCGAGCGCGCGGGACCGGCTGACGGAGAAGAGGAAGGCCCACGTGCCAGAGGCGCCGAGGTGCGTGGAGGCCACCAAGCGCTTCCAGATGAAGCGGAGCGCCGGGACACGGGGGTCGCTGGACTTCACGGATGATGAGAGAAGCTCGAGCCTGCCCTACTTGCCCGTCCCAGACGCGGTCGTGTCTGACCACGAGCACTCGGTAACGCGGCCGGTTCCCAGAAGGAAGCCCTTCCCTCAGGCTGCCAAGGAGGAGCACAGCAAAGCGACGCCGAACGTGCAGAAGATCCAGCAAGTTCTCACCCGCTCCAACAGTCTGTCCACCCCGCGGCCCACCAGGGCCTCCAAGCTCCGTCGCGCCCGGCTGGGCGACGCTTCGGACAACGAGTGCGTCGATGCCGAGAAGACGGCCTCCAACCACGAAGCCACCGCGCCGGGCTCCAAGCAGTCCACGGAGACCAAAAAGCTCTCCCGGCTCGACATCCTCGCCATGCCGAGGAAGCGGGCGGGTTCCTTCACGGTGCCCAGTGACTCTGAAACCGCGCAGTCGAGGTCGGCGTTTTCGGGCCGGAGCGTGGAGTCCTATCGGAAGACGGGCGTTGCGGAGGTCAGAGCCGCAGCGAGGAAAACGGCGGCCGCTGCCTCCGCCAAGCAGCCTTTCAGCAGGACCCGCTCAAGCAGTGTCAAGTATTCTTCCACGTCCA CATCAAGGCGGAGACCGCAGGGTTCAGATTACACTTCCACTTCGGAGGAGGAATATGGCTCAAATCACAGCTCCCCTAAACACAAACGCTCCCATACTTCAACAGCCACACAGACGCCGAGGATGCGTGGCTCTGGGCTGGGCAAGCAGAAACACAACGGCAGAGAAACAGATGATGACGAGGAGTTTGACGACCACCCTGACCCCTACAACTTCATGGCGCAAACAGCAGAGATAGCAGAAATAGCCAG ACTAAGCCAAACCTTGGTGAAGGATGTGGCCATCCTTGCTCGAGAGATCCATGATGTTGCTGGAGATGGGGACTCACAGAGTTCCTCAGGGACGGGACCAAGCacctccctcagctctgtgccCAACACTCCTGCTTCTACCATATCGGCGAGAGAAGAG TTGGTGCAGCACATTCCAGAAGCAAGTCTGAACTACCAGAAAGTGCCTCCGGGATCAGTGGAACTGAAGGATTTTGACCAAAATATGAACGATAATAGAGAAGAGGATCCATCAAAAAAAACAAGGACAAGAAACCGTGAGGAG gTAATCTTTGACAACCTGATGTTGAACCCAGTGTCCCAGTTATCACATACAATCcgtgaaaatacagaaaacctagctgaaaaaatgaa GATTCTGTTTCAAAACTCAGAGAGGACctgggaggagatggaggcCAAAATTAACTCAGAAAATGAAGTGCCAATTCTGAAGACATCAAACAAG GAAATCAGTTCTATCCTGAAGGAGCTCAGGAGAGTTCAAAAACAGCTTGAAG ttaTAAATGCTATCATTGACCCTACTGGAAACTTGGATGTAGTTGCCAGTAACaaagcatctgctgctgctaaaCAATCCACAGCCACTAAAGTCAGGACTGCTAACGCATCTGGGTCCACACTGGAGACGTTGTCCCCAGCACAGATGAGAAACTACACGCAGAAATCGAACTGTGGCTCTTCTAGTTTGCAAGATTCGAATTTCATTCCAGATGGAGAGAAATACGTGAtctga